The Methanobrevibacter boviskoreani JH1 genome contains a region encoding:
- a CDS encoding CBS domain-containing protein, producing MKAKEMMDKNFLSVHAFDSISDTSKLLEDHKNFTCPVVDDNMKLIGWITALDLTKGLREGNEKVAEIMHPPEETNYLHENDSARDAVLETDSNKVIAIPVYNDDEILTGIIRSFDIIHTFSDLYETKVYKFYEAMLKQLKGVSWEELMEASAIVTRRETGEKITPEEYDKRIHAVTFGNAIWATGGLENFFTGLISVGELVMARRVGSRPR from the coding sequence ATGAAAGCAAAAGAAATGATGGATAAGAATTTTTTAAGTGTTCATGCATTTGATTCAATCAGTGATACTTCTAAATTATTAGAGGATCATAAAAATTTCACATGTCCTGTTGTGGATGATAATATGAAATTAATAGGTTGGATTACTGCTTTAGATTTGACAAAAGGATTACGTGAAGGTAATGAAAAGGTTGCAGAGATTATGCATCCTCCTGAAGAAACTAATTATCTACATGAAAACGATTCAGCAAGGGATGCAGTACTTGAAACCGATAGTAATAAAGTTATAGCTATTCCGGTATATAATGATGATGAGATATTGACAGGTATTATACGTTCTTTTGATATTATACATACTTTCTCAGATTTATATGAAACTAAGGTTTATAAATTCTATGAAGCTATGTTAAAACAATTAAAAGGAGTTTCCTGGGAAGAGCTTATGGAAGCATCAGCTATTGTTACAAGACGTGAAACTGGTGAAAAAATTACTCCTGAAGAGTATGATAAAAGGATTCATGCAGTTACATTTGGTAATGCTATATGGGCAACTGGCGGTCTTGAAAACTTCTTTACAGGATTAATTTCTGTTGGAGAATTAGTAATGGCTCGTAGAGTCGGTTCTAGACCTAGATAA
- a CDS encoding NAD-dependent epimerase/dehydratase family protein translates to MRTYNEFEGKTILITGGAGCVGGNLTRKLSDLGAEKVIILDNMSSAYHWNVVKADNVEFVEGDIRSDEDLNRVFKERPDYVYHLAAHFANQNSVDQPETDLMVNGLGILKVLEHAQLTGVERFVYSSSGCGVYGLDSKMPFKEDDISISLHTPYQLTKLLGELYTNYFHNLYDLPIVNARFFNVFGPGEVPGKYRNVIPNFFYWSMNGQALPITGEGTETRDWTYVGDICNGLLAMGIEEEAIGEAINLGSGKDHRVIDMANRVNELSGNEAGIEFKERRNWDAKTKLLSCIDKAHDILGYKPTVSFDDGLVKVHDWFVDNWDNIQESAEFD, encoded by the coding sequence ATGAGAACATATAATGAATTTGAAGGAAAAACAATTTTAATAACTGGTGGAGCAGGTTGTGTAGGAGGTAACCTTACACGTAAACTTTCTGATTTAGGTGCTGAAAAGGTAATTATCTTGGATAATATGTCTTCCGCATATCATTGGAATGTTGTAAAAGCGGATAATGTTGAATTTGTTGAGGGAGATATAAGAAGTGATGAAGACTTAAATCGTGTCTTTAAAGAAAGACCAGATTATGTTTATCATTTAGCAGCTCACTTTGCAAATCAGAATAGTGTAGATCAACCTGAAACTGATTTAATGGTTAATGGTTTAGGAATTCTCAAGGTTTTAGAACATGCACAATTAACTGGAGTTGAAAGATTTGTTTATTCCTCATCTGGTTGTGGAGTTTATGGTCTGGATTCCAAAATGCCTTTTAAAGAAGATGATATATCCATTTCATTGCACACTCCTTACCAATTAACAAAGTTGCTTGGAGAATTATATACCAATTATTTCCATAATCTATATGATTTACCAATTGTAAATGCAAGGTTCTTCAATGTATTTGGTCCTGGAGAAGTTCCAGGTAAATATAGAAATGTAATTCCAAACTTTTTCTATTGGTCTATGAATGGTCAGGCTTTACCTATTACTGGTGAAGGTACTGAAACCCGTGATTGGACCTATGTTGGAGATATCTGTAATGGTCTTTTAGCAATGGGTATTGAAGAGGAGGCTATTGGTGAGGCTATTAACCTTGGTTCTGGTAAAGACCATAGGGTTATAGATATGGCTAATAGGGTTAACGAATTGTCTGGAAACGAGGCAGGTATTGAATTTAAGGAAAGAAGAAATTGGGATGCAAAGACTAAACTTTTAAGCTGTATTGACAAAGCACATGATATTCTTGGATATAAACCTACTGTTTCATTTGATGACGGTCTTGTAAAAGTTCATGATTGGTTCGTGGACAATTGGGATAATATACAGGAATCAGCTGAGTTTGATTAG
- a CDS encoding glycosyltransferase family 4 protein, whose product MKILVVQESDWLKRNPHQQHHLMDRMSVRGHEIKVIDYPIDWSKDDPEGFRFNRQVVDNVYKVDKKANIQVIRPGFIKKPVLNYISLYRSHKAEIKYQIENFKPDVIVGLGLLNAYSASKLCMKYDIPFVYYLIDVLYALIPEKTFQSLGKKINKKAIKNSRKVITINEKLSELAISLGAKPEDTIKIDAGIDLKSYDPNLDASAIKKEYNIDDEDIVLFFMGFIYDFAGMKELAIELGRNKDKYPNYKILIVGDGDAYDDLVGIKNDYNLQDQLILTGRQPFEKIPEFLSAASFCLLPAYIDEEIMQDIVPIKIYEYLAMEKVVIATELPGISTEFGYGHGVEYVHEASEVLDKAQSIIDSGKYETLSKTAREYVKDNDWESIVDKFEDTLNEIIGNCK is encoded by the coding sequence ATGAAGATTTTAGTTGTTCAAGAGTCTGATTGGTTAAAGAGGAATCCTCATCAACAACATCATCTTATGGATAGAATGTCTGTAAGGGGTCATGAAATTAAGGTAATTGATTATCCAATTGATTGGTCTAAGGATGACCCGGAAGGTTTTAGATTCAATAGACAGGTAGTAGACAATGTTTATAAAGTGGATAAGAAGGCAAATATTCAGGTTATAAGACCAGGTTTTATCAAGAAACCTGTACTTAATTATATTTCACTTTACAGATCCCATAAGGCAGAAATCAAATATCAGATTGAAAACTTCAAACCTGATGTAATTGTTGGTTTAGGATTACTTAATGCATATTCAGCATCTAAGCTATGTATGAAATATGATATACCCTTTGTATATTATTTAATCGATGTATTATATGCGTTGATTCCGGAAAAGACATTTCAATCATTAGGTAAAAAAATAAATAAAAAGGCTATTAAAAATTCTAGAAAAGTCATTACCATTAATGAAAAACTATCAGAACTTGCAATAAGTCTGGGTGCAAAACCAGAGGATACAATTAAAATTGATGCAGGCATTGATTTAAAATCATATGATCCTAATCTTGATGCATCAGCTATTAAAAAGGAATATAATATTGATGATGAGGATATTGTACTTTTCTTTATGGGTTTTATCTATGATTTTGCAGGAATGAAAGAACTTGCAATTGAACTAGGTAGAAACAAGGATAAGTATCCCAACTATAAGATTCTTATAGTTGGTGACGGTGATGCATATGATGATTTAGTTGGAATTAAAAACGACTATAATCTTCAAGATCAATTGATATTAACAGGTCGCCAGCCATTTGAGAAAATCCCTGAATTTTTATCAGCAGCTAGTTTTTGTCTTCTTCCCGCATATATAGACGAGGAGATTATGCAAGATATTGTGCCAATTAAAATATATGAATACCTTGCCATGGAAAAGGTGGTTATTGCAACAGAACTTCCAGGAATTTCAACGGAATTTGGATATGGTCATGGTGTTGAGTATGTTCACGAGGCAAGTGAGGTTTTAGATAAAGCTCAATCCATTATTGATAGTGGAAAGTATGAAACACTTTCAAAAACTGCACGTGAATATGTAAAGGATAATGACTGGGAAAGTATTGTTGATAAGTTTGAAGATACATTAAATGAAATTATCGGCAATTGTAAATAA